A window of the Tiliqua scincoides isolate rTilSci1 chromosome 5, rTilSci1.hap2, whole genome shotgun sequence genome harbors these coding sequences:
- the LENG1 gene encoding leukocyte receptor cluster member 1: MNILPKKSWHVRNKDNVARVRRDEAEAEAQQKKREARALLAEQEARTEFLRKKARLSAPGDDNSCSDPISLGLEGPPRHLNLFSELQEGGNKEYEKEKKQEKERQEKALGILTYLGQSAAEAQTTCPWYQKLPERDKDVAKDEKLKGKLDPLAEMERHLRKKKSSHKAEEKKEKGERRQKERRGNVAARPSPLLSSSSSSLEQLRQERLRRERAEQARTEALLAQRAGTRLCEEEEEADERKRGYNSQFHPQLARKRVWDAQK; this comes from the exons ATGAATATCCTTCCCAAGAAGTCGTGGCACGTGCGGAACAAGGACAATGTGGCCCGGGTGCGGAGAGACGAAGCGGAGGCTGAGGCCCAGCAGAAGAAACGGGAAGCCCGGGCCCTCCTCGCCGAGCAGGAG GCCCGGACTGAATTTCTGCGCAAGAAAGCACGGCTGTCAGCCCCGGGAGATGACAACAGTTGCTCAGATCCCATCTCTTTAGGTTTGGAAGGACCCCCACGTCATCTCAACCTCTTTAGTGAGTTACAAGAAGGTGGTAACAAAGAATATGAGAAGGAGAAGAAACAAGAGAAG GAGCGGCAGGAGAAGGCTCTGGGTATCCTTACTTATTTGGGCCAGAGTGCAGCAGAGGCCCAGACTACCTGTCCATGGTACCAGAAGCTGCCAGAACGTGACAAGGATGTTGCCAAGGATGAGAAGCTGAAAGGGAAGTTGGACCCTCTAGCTGAGATGGAAAGGCATCTGCGCAAGAAGAAGAGCTCACACAAGgcggaagagaagaaagaaaaaggggagcGGAGGCAAAAGGAAAGAAGAGGAAACGTGGCCGCCAG GCCCTCACCTTTGTTGtcctcatcctcctcctctttggagcAGCTACGCCAGGAGCGGTTGCGTCGTGAGAGGGCAGAGCAAGCCCGCACAGAAGCTCTTCTCGCTCAGAGAGCAGGAACACGCctgtgtgaggaggaggaagaagcagatGAAAGAAAACGTGGTTACAACTCCCAGTTCCATCCGCAGCTGGCGAGAAAGAGGGTTTGGGACGCACAGAAATGA